In Serinus canaria isolate serCan28SL12 chromosome 4, serCan2020, whole genome shotgun sequence, the sequence TTTGGTTCAGAGTTCACTTCAGCCCCTGAAATGTATCTGTTTCTTTACTTGGAGCAGTACTACCACAAATTTGTTAAGAAAGCAGCATActatttaaaaaaggaaaaaaattattataatttcatACTTCTTTCTGTAGTGCCAAGTAGTCTGGGTATTACTTGCAGAGTAGAATAGTAATTACATCaatagtattttaatttttgtgcaCAAGATTCATTCCTAAACAGATTGACTCTGGGCTAATAAGGTGTTGCTTGGACTTAATTAAATGCTAGATTTGTGACAAGCTTTTCATATTGAAAAATCCATTAGAGCTCATCTGGTGGTTGAGTAGCTTTGCCTGATTTCATACAGAGTGCCAAGTTGCTCTTTAGATCAGCATCATCTTTGCCCTACCTGGGACAAAAAAGTGTTTGAAGTTGTTCTGGTGGGTTGTGGATTTGATGGTTTTGGTTGTGTGGggtggggatttttgtttgttggggtgTTTTGGTGGGGAGGGGTAGGGAGAGGGCAATTTAAGACATCTTGAGCTCTGCTGTAAGTCCTGTGACTTCTGggtcaaaaaaccccacacagaTTGTAGTTTGGGAAGAGGAAACGCTTTCAGTCAAGGTAAATGAGAAAGATGCTAATTTATCTCATATGGTCACTATTAAAAAGAATTATGAGATCTGAAGAGTATCTTGCAGTTTGAATACTTTTTAAATTGGAATTTAACCTGTTTGAACAATGTAAATATATAACTAATATATTTATACTAGttatatatttacattattaatatagaatatattaCATTATAGTTATATATTATATAACTGTATaataaatctataaataaataaccttTCAAATAATATGAACAGTTGCTTGGACCATCTCTAGCATCCTCAATTAAAAAGGCAGTAATTGTTCTGGGATATACACCATCAATGTAACATCTTTCAATCTTGGCACCTATTGCAGCATTGGTAGTAAGTTTATCTAAGTATAGCTTTTTTATCTAAGTATATTGCTTTTTGGGatcattctctttttctgtcttccctGAAGGCACTTCACAAATGGCTGACCATTCTTTACTAAGTTTGTGTCAGCTTGCTAGTTTTAtgtaaaaaggaataaaaaagggtTTGCTGTTCTACACATTGTTTGAGTGTAATCATAAAGGTAAAGAACTTTGAGAACAATGTTCTTAACAATGGAAAGATCTGTCAGTATTAGTAAACATGTGGTATTAATTTATGCAAACCCCTGTCTGGTCTTTTAAGATATTATTCCCTCCataattccttgttttgtaGGCATGCTGTCTCACTGAAGAGCCTTAAACCTCTTCCACAGACCTCTCCTATGGAGGGCTGGAACACTGTGCCAgggaagaagataaaaaagtTTTACCCAACGTGGGGGCAGAATGCTCAGCCTGGTAGGACTGTACCTGTCTGTGTGACAAAATCTTCTTTGTCAGATGTTTTGTCCcaaagagcttaaaaaaatGATTAAAACAAAAGTCTTACCTGTTTTTACCTTGTTATCACAGATGCAGAGTGCAGAGGGCCAAAGAATCAGAGCAAGTCAATCAAACCCCAGTCAGCACTACCTCCTCGACTTCAGCATACTGTGGGAACCAGGCAGCACCAGTTCTTGTGTTCTGGGCCCCAGCCTCATCAGACCTCAACTGAGCAAAAAGCTCCGGGCAGGAATCCTCCACAGTCTGCAAGGTAAAACTGCAAACAGCATCTTTCCTGGCTTGAACTCTTAACTGAGCTTCTGGAAGCCCAGGTATCTGCTTCAGATGTTTCCAGCATACTCTTTTGAAATACATTGCCACTGAATGCTTAGGAATTGTCCCAAGTCTTTAAGAATACACACTGGCACAggaacaataatattttttttttttgtgcatggCAGAAACTGCCTACAaagccacatttttttcttggaaagtgGATGTTAGTGTGGATTATGTTatagttgtttttctttttggttggGGCTGAAATAATGCTGTAAGTGCTTCTTGGGCATGGCTAAGATCTTCCCTCAGCTTTTGCTGAACCTGTCATAGGGGACTGCTTTGTGTTCTGACTTAACCTTTGAAAGGAGCATTAAAAGAGTGTTTTGCCTGCATTTGTTGGTAGTGACTTTTTGATTCCTTTGGCTGCTTCAGCAGAGTTTCTATTTCCATACTTGcaccttcttcctttctcctaaGCCAGGAGTTTGTGTTGGGTTCGATGCAGAGTTTCTCAGTCCGAGCAATCCTCTTTGTCTTTGCGTGCGCAGGAAGGCGGAGCGCGAGCGCGGCGAGGAGCTGAGCCACGGCAGCAGGGACTGTAACTACTTTGGGCTGTCTCCGGAGGAGCGCAGGGAGAAGCAGGCCATAGAGGAGTCTCGGTCCCTGTATGAGATCCAGCAGCGGGATGAAcaagcttttcctgctctttgcaaTGTATGTTGGATTCCTTGTAATTAACAGTGCACTTTCCATACTTGCCTGTGAACCTTTCATTAGCCATTGGTTTGCTGTCCTTGAATCACACCGCAATTCAAAAATTAGGGATATTCATTTTGCACTCGCTTTGTAATTAGAAGTACAGGTATCTACAATGCTTTATATGTTAAAGATAAGAAAATACACCTAATAGTTTATCCTGGGAATAATTGAATGGCCGCCACACAATGCTTTAGGTGTGTAAATATGGGAGACGTGTGAGCATCTGTATTTGTAGGATTTTGTAGAGATCATTCTACTGATGCAATTTTAATGAAAGCGGGTGGGAGTCCTAGTACATACAGAGAAGTGAGCAGATCCTGTGGGTAAAGAGCTACTACTCTCCACATAAGTTTCTTCCAGAGATGTGTGGGACTTTTTGGGTTTAACTCCTATGGCAAACAGAAACAAGAAGAAGGCTGGAAGAATGACTAGGAGAAAGACTGAAGCCTAAGGAACAGAGGTTGCTCTCTCCTGGGTAATAAGTTTGCTGTATTTGCtcacctgcaggaggaggatgtgATTTATCGTCTGAGTGAAACAGATTTTGTCATGTCAGCTAGTGACACGAATGCTCTTAAAGGGCACTTGGCAAAATGTAGCAATGAATGAGAAAGAGGAGATGAATCTGCGGGATACTGAGCCAGactcccccccttcccctttctGCCTATCACGGACATAAATATTATCATGAAGGCATAATAGTATCATAGCAGATGATGGTAAAGTGTCACTGGACTGATTACATAAAGTggtatttctgcttttgtcaACTTCTTCAGAACCAGTTAGTCTGTCAGGCTGCTACACAGACTGTGGATAATGTAAACCAGAAAAAGTTCTCCAATagtgaaagaagaaacagcaaGTGGACAGCAGAGGTGgaagagcagaaggagaaaggtAAAACTGAATGGGTTTAGATAatggctgtttttttttttttaatttgcttggttttgttacCAGCCTCTGAATTTATTCAAGATGGGGCAATTGTTTAGGCAATGAGGGGAAAGTTATCCTGAGTAGCAGTGCCAAACTAAAATGGGCTGGAGGTAGCAAGGGTGTGGTTTGTGAAGAAAGTACATTTCCCTGCTTTATGAATGTGGCTGAGAGAGTAGACTCCTGTCTGGAATTTTTGTAGtaaatgggaagagaaatgagaaaaactgaaagacTCACCAGAGCTACCCTAAATTAGATCCTTTTGAAATTCTAGAGTGTGTGGCACAAAGTGCCAGTGGGAAGAGCCTTAAGAGTAATTTATGAAGCAGTTAAAAGTACTCACTGTAGTGTGGTTAAGAATTAGCATACCTTGGTAcaggagggggagaagaaggGTACAGAAGGGTTGGAAAAACAAACCTGTTTACAGTAGAAAGCTTTGTCACATGGTCAaaattttgtttgggttttctctctccccccaGTCGCTTACAACACTGCAGCTTCTCTTCATGGATTTaaagcttttcctcctctgtgagGAAGTGGAACATGGCAGTAATAGAAGAAAGCTGTAGGTGCCAGGAGGAGGTAGTTAGTAAATCTCTGCTAattgcaaaggaattttttaagGAACgttcacatttttttaatgaatgttcATGTagagaaagctggagagaaagTAAAGACTCCACTGTCATGATGAATTTGGCTGAAGGTCATGGCATGTccagctttctctgctttttgtgaCACTCAGATTTGCATTGCCTCTTGTGAAACTAGGTTAACAATCCTATGGGAATCAAGTATACTTCCTTCTGAGTGTTTAGGGATTCTTACTGCTGCTCGGGGATTTGGCAGTAATTCTCAAAATCAATACTGTTTCCATTTATACTGCTGTCAGTTGTGACAGAGTATATAACAAGCTTTTAAAAGTCTATATATACTACTGATAATCTGGGCATGAGTTTGATTGACAAGCTGTGATAGCCAGATCTGAACATAAGCCAGAATGTGAAGAATTTGTTCAGATCTTATTATGCCACGATTTTTTTTTAACGCTGTCTTCCCCACCAAAGTATTTGCTGGTGCTTGAGGAATGAAACTTTGTGCAGCAGTCTGAAAACTTTTTTAGATCTTTTAATCCACTGcaacattttaaactttttttttaatcagtcaAAAGTAGACAAGACTTTGAGCTTCTTTTATCTAACACCTGAATATGAAAATGCCAATCAGAGCACTTTCCCTTTAAGAAAAGTCCAAACTTGTTTCATTAGGAGCAATTTAGGATGAATATATTTAAAGGGACAGCTGCGTTTCATTCCTGCTTTCCCCAAGCATCACTGAAATGGTTTCCAAACATCACTAAAGAATACCTGTAGAGTTACAGAACCCAGGTTGAAGTAGCTGCTCTGTTACTGCCCAAATAAATACCTGTTTGTTTTAGGATTTGATCTTtggtaaaaatagaaatttaagtTTTCTGAAGTAATTATATATAAGCTATAGGTTTAGTTTTGAAAGTTTAATTTTGGAAAGACAAACTAACTGGCTTAAGTTGTGATAGCCATAAGTGGTGTAATGGTTCATTTACTAGGTTATGTCTTGGTGTTGCAGAGTCAAATTCCAGGCAGATCCACTTAAGTCAGAAGCTTGAGCCAAATTCATCTGAGGTAATCTTAAAGAAAAgaccaaaattttttttaatgttattgcTTCTCTGATACATGATTAGCAGAGCAGTAGCTGCCTTTAGAGCTgtgattgctgctgctgctttacagCTTTTAGTGAAATACTCCTAAGGCTGGAGGCTTGTATTTCTGTCAGCTTTCCTCAGCCCTGTAACCTATACTTAGTCTTTCTCTGCAATCAGAGCCCTCAAACCTGGGCTATTGAGAGCACTTACAAATCTGGATTTGTAATTGCTTAGCACAGTCTGTACTTCCAGTATAATGGGACCACAGAAGATTTGATGTTTGCTAATAGCTATTGTGCTAACAGACCATGAGCTCTGAAGTTCAGTGAAGATTTATGGCCTCTTTTTGGCTTTTAACCTTTGCTGTCCTTTCAATGAGCAAATTGTCACACTAGTTTAATATATGATGGGTGCTTAGCCCACTTTGTACGGAGTGTGGTTTACTGTTTGTGAATAACTCTTTGTAAAGTTAATCTTACTATTAGACTAGCTGTGTATGTTGTTTCTAACTTTGCTTTAGAAGAATAGTCAAGATGAGAGTTATCCAAAAGCTTCATCTCCTTTGGAACAAGTAAAAACAGATTCTCCGATTCTTGCTGAGCAAGTAAGAAATGTTTGTTTGATTTCAAAGTTTTCCAGTCAGGAGACTTCAGACAAAGGGGAGCTTCATCACAGCCACGTATGTATTACAATACTGGCTTTTAATTACACAGTCATTTCTATGGTGATAATGCTAAAATTTCATATGTACCGTTAGGAATCTGTTATGTCCAGCATATAGATTGTAAAAGGACAACCCTTGATAGAAAAGTAAATCTATTATTTTCTGAGAGAGGAGTTATTTCATGTCTTTCTACCAAGGtagaaatttaaattctttagcttttctttttcaggtctCTCTGAGGTTATTGGTAATTGCTTGTGAGGGTGGCTTTTATTTTGGGTGGGAGATACTTAAATGTAAAGCTTGAGGAGGTGGTTCTAGCACTAATGGCTCTGTGGTACAGGCatggctggacagagctcagagcagatCTCTCCACACAGTGATGCAGCTCAGGTCTCTTTGGGTATGTTCCTAGTTAGTActtccctgcagggatggtggtAGTCCAGATAAGGCTGAGTCATCAGGGTCACCAACCATGACAGGATtcagatttgtttgtttttccagaaccTGACCGAGTGCTTGCCGAGCGTAACTCCGACACCCTCTCCAGTCTTCTCTGAGGTGCATTTACCTCCAGCAGTGCCTTCTGTACCAGCCATTGTGCCAGCTTGGCCAAGTGAGCCAGCAACATATGGACCAGCAGGTTTGCAGAAATACTAACATAAATCAGAAATTACTAACCCTGGAAAATACTTTAACTCTTTTAACTCTCTTACTAACTTGAAGATAGTCCCAGGAGACACTGTCTCGTATAATTTCACATTCCAAAGGCAGGCATTCATAGGAATGTAGTTTCTCACTGCTGAAAGCTAGTGAGAGTTCTAACAGATCTTTGCCTGTACAGTTTGCTTGACTCCCAACCTGAAGGTACAAGAGGGTTGTGTACTTAAATGGCCGTTTTTCCTCTTGAGTGGGGTAGCATTGAGTTTTGAGGATCTGCTTAAGGTAGAACATACTGTCAGCATGTTGAAACCTGGTAAGTGTTTGTTCTCTGTGTCCCATGTAACAATAGGCTCCTTGGTTTACTCCTGAGGACAAGCTTGGGACTTTTATGTCTGAATTTAATGAGATCCATTTGGACTTGAGCTGCAAAGCCAGTGTAATGGGTTTTGATGTGCTGTGCATATCTTGTGGTCTGTGAAGTTAGCTTAGAATCCATAGTGCTCATTTGATCAGGTGCTGCATTTGCTCTCACACTGCTGTTTCTGTACAAGAACCAGCTTTCAGATCAGCCTGCTTTGTTCACATGAGACAGTCACAATCCTATCTCACTTGACTGTGTCTGTGACAGAAGATGTGCAGCCCAGTTGATCTAAGCTCAGATTCAGAGTTAACTCTAAATGACTAGTCAGAATGAGAACTTCAGGGATTCACATGAAAGTTTGAGTTCCcccatttttttaattccttcctaTTTCCTTCTGGcattcataattttaaaaaagaaacatgggATCAGTTCAGTTTTTGGAAAGCTTAGATAAATTGTTTCAATCTTTCTGAAAACTATTCTCTGCATTTTGAATCCTGCTTTTCTGATGTCTTTTGGTTTGTGATTATTTATCTCTATATATACATATCTATAGATATGCATTGATACCTGTTCTATTTCTATACGTATAATTGTAtctcttttggggttttttccctctagGTATTCCAACCCAAATACCTGCTTCTTCACTGATGCCAGGACCAGCCACGGGACCTGACTCTATAGTATCACAGGCTCAGGTAACATCTGCTTCAGGTGCTGGAGTTCCTGTGTGGCTACAAGCAGTTAACCAGCCTTTAATGCCTTTGCCTCAGACTCTGAATCCCTACCAGGATCCACTATACCCCGGATTCCCTTTTaatgaaaagggagaaagagcCGTTGCACCTCCTTACTCCCTCTGCAGTACTGGGGATGACTTACCTAAAGGTGAGAAGTCTGAATTTGACACCATTTTTTCTAATAGGtcttcttttcttaaaacacagataaacaaaactttttttggtCCTGTTGTCATTCTTTGTCCGAAGATCCAATAGTTGTCATTCCGTGATTTAAGACGTGGGAGGGAATATTGAATAGAGTTGTAACTCTTTAGTTTGCATTGCCGACATTGTGACTGTTTCAAGTGGTTACACCTGGAAATCTGGTAGAATCATTTTGTAGTTCTTAGCTTGTCCCATCACAGCTTGAGGTTTTGTGCATGTAAAGAATTATATTTGGAGAACTGCTCCTGTCAGAGTAATAGGTTTACTCATGTCATTTAAAAGCTTGGAAGCTGTTGAGCATTTCCTTACTGATCTGGGAAAATACAGGTTTTGGCATACTATGAATGCAAGGTATGTCCATAAAAAACATCTCATGTCTGACTGCACtgtggtgtttgttttgtgaACTGTTTCTTTAACAACTAGAAGTTCACAGACtgttaaaactgaaatttaaactGCTGTTGTGTTCTAGATACCTTACTgtggcaaaaaaccccaacttaaTCAGTTGAAGACATGCAAGTAGTAACTTAATATTGGTGTTCTCTACTGAAATGGAACTTCATGCAGTTTTTGCAtcagatgaaatattttaggTCCTTATAAAtactcttcctttcttttttttttttagataagaATATTCTTAGATTTTTCTTCAATCTTGGTGTGAAGGTAATTCTTCAAACTTccttatgttttcatttttgttacAAAAATTGCTTGTGAATAATTGTTGGTacttaaaatgcagaaaatttgtTGCTGCAGGTGTACATTTTAAGTCCATCTTTCAGATTGAAATACTTCCttattttgtgttctgttaACTGGGATTCCAGCAGTTGTCCACAGTGCACTTCAAGTCAGCAGAAATCAAATTCCTGTCAGTAGCATAGTGAGACCTATTGGCTTCCAACTGTGGCTGGACAGCTGGCAAATTGTGCTTTACAAAGTCACAGATAAATTGTGAATGTGAAGATGGTTCTTTTTGGATGACATGCATAGGGAGTGAGAAAATGCCCTCAGACTTCAACCTTGGCTGTGTACTGGCAATGCCACTGCAGTGCAGATCCCAAAATATTTCCCTGGGGCCACTCCCTGAAGTACTCTACATGTCTGTTCTTTCTGCTCAGGTTAATGATAATAGTATTCTACCTTTTTGATAATTATAGTAGTGCGTATGTGTAAATGTGCAAATCTGTGGTGTGGTTGGGGAAGAGGCTTAGCCAAAACCCAATATTTTCCATTGCTTGGCAAGGCAaagttgtttgctttttctcccttctgcacaaaatgtttcttttttaccttcttttaCTCCTTCTGTCAGGCAAACTACTTTGGGCAAGGTGCTCAGAGCTCTTGGGCTTATTTGATGGGACTTTGGCCATAGCAACGATATTGTTTCCTGTCTGGGCATGGAAAGGGAATATTCAGCACAGTTTCCAATGTAAATTTGATACCTCTGCCTAATATAAGTCTCTGTGCTTAATAAGAAATCCATTAAGTCATTAATTAGCAAGTTGTCCCTACATTGCATTTAAACAGCCTGAGTTTCCTAAGCTGACATGCTTGGGACTTTCCTTACTGCTACAGCGGATTATTTAGGTTCTAGCCTGTTGTTTGGTGCTTCAGCAccatctgctgctcccagcccacgTTGTAGTGGCTGTGCTGCTTCGCTGGTGTCACAGGGTACAGCAGGGTACCTGTGCAttgtctggctgctgctctgctccagaccctgccctgcccacatCCTTCCACTGCCCACTGAGAGGAAAGgggctcctgcagaggaggTCTGCATAGGCTTTCCAGGATGGTTTGCTCCAGCAACTGTTTCTACAGAGTCCAGTTCATTAACGTGGAGGTCGAGAAAAGGGAAAGGGTCACCACCTGAGGTGGACAACTTTAGTGTAGTGGCCTTTGCAAACTAAGGTCTCGTAGAAGAAATTGCCAATTAGTAACTGGGATTCTGGAAAATGAGtttgaaatgtttctcttcAAACAAACAGCTAGAGCATGACTTACTAAGTCAAGCTTTATGTCGTTAACCATATAGAAATTGTTACTAAATTTTCTTATTGGTCATAACTGTTGCCCATTTCAACTGCActtggaaaggaaacaaaaattaagaacGCCATCCTAGAGTCATATGATTTAGAATGGAGGGCAGTCACTGTAaagaaaattcacttttatCTCCTGTAATTGTTTTGAAATGGTGAATGACTGATGTGCTTTTATGTCTCTCTGAACATTCAAAAGATCAAATAACtgatttaattgttttttttctcctgctgtgttGCAGGCATATAGTTGTCCCATGTGGGCACCCCATTCTTACCTGTACCCCCTGCACCAGGCCTATTTAGCTGCTTGTAGAATGTACCCAAACGTGTCCCTTCCTGTGTATCCGCACAACCCCTGGTTccaggaggctgctcctgctcagaaCGAAAATGAAACTGCACGACCAAACAGGCACTTTGCTGTCCAGACCGAGGTCAGGTCCAATGGTCAGATTCCACAGGTTGACAGATCTCCATCACTGCCTCTGATCATACCTTCAGCTCAGGTGACGGAAAGTCAAGGACAGGTCTGTGTCGAACCGGAGAATCCAGCGCAAGCTCTTCACGCTAACTACGAGGAGTCcctgagagggaaaaatatGTTCCCGCAGCCACCCTTTGGACACAATCACTTTCTAGGAGCTGTTCCAATAGCGcctcctttctttcctcactTCTGGTATGGGTACCCAGTTCAGGGTTTCATTGAGAATTCAGTAGCGAGACCTAATCTTGTCTTGTCTCCTGAGGAcaaagaggcagcagctggcacctCTGCCAGCATGTACGTGGGCAAAGAATGCAGCCCTCCAGTTCCTGGAGTGaactgtgcagagcagctccagaagaCAAGCAGTGGCAGTGGCTCCAATACCGTCCCAttcccagtggctgctgcagggacccTGAAAGACACTTCAGCCAGGGCACCTCAGCTGGAGCAAGCCTGTCCTTCGGCCGCTCCTAAGCAGAAAGCAGCCGGGCAGCAGCATCGCCCTCCACAGACACAGGGCCCAGAGAGGCCGACGGCAGGGCCAAGCACGCAGCCACTGCTGGCAGAACCTCCCAAAAATGAACTGAAACCCAGCACTCCCGGCCGGAAGGAGAGGCCTGCTAAAGGGAGAGAGTCCAAGGGCACTGGGAACGTGCAGACGGAAAGCAGGGCCCAGAGAACCAGGGAGGAGAGCTCTGAAGATGACACTGAGGTTTCCGACATGCTGAGGAGTGGCAGATCCAAGCAGTTCTATAACCAGACTTACGGAGGAGGCAGAAGGCCCAGACCCGACAGGGGTTATTCCAGCAGGGGAGGATACCAGTTCCAAAGAAATGAGGAGGCCTGGAAAGGACCacccagcagaagcagagatgACGGCTACCAGTATCAGAGAAACTTTAGAGGGCAGCCATATAGGAATGACAGGAGAAGGGCAACACTGGGAGATAATCAGAGGGGGCAGCAAGCATAAAATGAGTGGATAATTGGGAAATTTAAGCAAAAAGTAATTTGAAGTAGCAgtttaaaatcttaatttctttttagtgAAGTTCAATGATGTTTAATTTTGGGCTAATTTTTGGCAAGTAAAGACTAGGAGGATGTCAAGTCCTACCATAGGGTTCTTTGGGGGGATTCTAGATTTGTTTGGCTTAGCAGTTTTTCTTCAATGtcaaattaggaaaaaaaataggtatagtgtttgataatttttttccccacagaggTTTCTGTTTGTGATAGAAGATGGGTATGTGCGTTTACTAGAGTGACAAATGACAGCATTTGATGTGATCTAGATTCTAAAATTGACAGTAACATTGCACcaaatataaatgtatattttatcATACAATGCCTTAGTTCTGAACTGAGCTAAAGGAATTCTCAGCC encodes:
- the OTUD4 gene encoding OTU domain-containing protein 4 isoform X7, translated to MDAADRAGGGEQSHPGGGRDAPGDTSMDRYLRSQGLYRKKVAKDGSCLFRAVAEQVLHSQSRHIDVRMACVDYLRKNREKFEAFIEGPFEDYLKSLENPQEWVGQVEISALSLMYKKDFIIYQEPNASPSRVTENGFSDKVLLCFSNGNHYDIVYPIEYAEKAALCQSLLYELLYEKVFDMDVKKIMAELSAVGVTEESNGSSEVSASDSEDDNYRSKATTVSDMNGMKSLSGNKHLESNGNPTSLVLPKKVLKSLDPLVYRNIEYDVWLQSKWDQQKQDFSIAAGMQYSIGDKCKVRLDHNGKFYNAHIQEVFSENGPVVVFVEELGAKHAVSLKSLKPLPQTSPMEGWNTVPGKKIKKFYPTWGQNAQPDAECRGPKNQSKSIKPQSALPPRLQHTVGTRQHQFLCSGPQPHQTSTEQKAPGRNPPQSARKAERERGEELSHGSRDCNYFGLSPEERREKQAIEESRSLYEIQQRDEQAFPALCNNQLVCQAATQTVDNVNQKKFSNSERRNSKWTAEVEEQKEKESNSRQIHLSQKLEPNSSENLTECLPSVTPTPSPVFSEVHLPPAVPSVPAIVPAWPSEPATYGPAGIPTQIPASSLMPGPATGPDSIVSQAQVTSASGAGVPVWLQAVNQPLMPLPQTLNPYQDPLYPGFPFNEKGERAVAPPYSLCSTGDDLPKDKNILRFFFNLGVKAYSCPMWAPHSYLYPLHQAYLAACRMYPNVSLPVYPHNPWFQEAAPAQNENETARPNRHFAVQTEVRSNGQIPQVDRSPSLPLIIPSAQVTESQGQVCVEPENPAQALHANYEESLRGKNMFPQPPFGHNHFLGAVPIAPPFFPHFWYGYPVQGFIENSVARPNLVLSPEDKEAAAGTSASMYVGKECSPPVPGVNCAEQLQKTSSGSGSNTVPFPVAAAGTLKDTSARAPQLEQACPSAAPKQKAAGQQHRPPQTQGPERPTAGPSTQPLLAEPPKNELKPSTPGRKERPAKGRESKGTGNVQTESRAQRTREESSEDDTEVSDMLRSGRSKQFYNQTYGGGRRPRPDRGYSSRGGYQFQRNEEAWKGPPSRSRDDGYQYQRNFRGQPYRNDRRRATLGDNQRGQQA